From Coffea arabica cultivar ET-39 chromosome 10e, Coffea Arabica ET-39 HiFi, whole genome shotgun sequence, one genomic window encodes:
- the LOC113712938 gene encoding putative 12-oxophytodienoate reductase 11 yields the protein MGKKMEDGQEKEQSQQPIPLLTPYKLGNFQLFHRIVLAPMARQRSYGNLPQPHAVLYYSQRTSRGGLIITEAAGVSDTSLIGIPFSPGIWTKEQVEAWKPIVDAVHAKGGIIFCQIFHVGRVSSSDSQPNGQAPISSTDKPLTPEGFDAPKYSPPRRLKTEEIPGIVNDFRLAAINAIEAGFDGVEIHGAHGFLIDQFLKDQINDRTDEYGGSLENRCRFALEIVEAVSDAIGSHRVGLRLSPFANYNEAGDSNAKALGLYMAEALNKHKILYCHMVEPRMKTLGEKSETADSLMPMRKAFNGTFIAAGGYNREDGDRAVAENQADLVAYGRLFLANPDLPRRFELNASLNKYHRDTFYTSDPVVGYTDYPFLETND from the exons ATGGGAAAGAAGATGGAAGATGGGCAAGAGAAGGAACAATCTCAGCAACCAATCCCTTTACTGACCCCATATAAGCTGGGCAATTTTCAGCTATTTCATAG AATTGTTTTGGCACCAATGGCAAGGCAAAGAAGTTATGGCAATTTACCACAACCACATGCAGTATTATATTACTCTCAGAGAACCTCCAGAGGTGGTCTTATCATAACTGAAGCCGCAGGAGTTTCTGACACATCGCTCATAGG GATTCCATTTTCACCTGGCATATGGACAAAGGAACAAGTTGAGGCTTGGAAACCCATAGTAGATGCAGTTCATGCAAAAGGCGGTATTATCttttgccaaatttttcatGTGGGAAGGGTTTCTAGTTCTG ACTCTCAGCCCAATGGACAAGCTCCAATCTCGTCGACAGACAAACCATTAACTCCCGAAGGTTTTGATGCCCCAAAATATTCACCCCCAAGACGTTTAAAGACAGAAGAAATTCCTGGGATTGTCAACGATTTCAGGCTTGCTGCTATTAATGCCATTGAAGCAG GTTTTGATGGGGTAGAGATCCATGGTGCTCATGGTTTTCTAATAGACCAGTTCTTGAAAGACCAAATCAATGATCGAACAGACGAATATGGAGGTTCCTTGGAGAACCGTTGCAGATTTGCTTTAGAAATAGTTGAAGCTGTTTCAGATGCAATAGGATCTCATAGAGTCGGATTAAGGCTTTCCCCTTTTGCAAATTACAATGAAGCGGGCGATTCAAATGCAAAAGCTCTAGGCCTTTACATGGCGGAAGCCTTGAACAAGCACAAAATTCTTTATTGCCACATGGTTGAGCCGAGGATGAAAACTCTTGGAGAAAAATCGGAAACTGCAGATAGTCTTATGCCGATGAGAAAGGCATTCAACGGTACTTTCATTGCTGCTGGCGGTTATAATAGGGAAGATGGCGACAGAGCTGTGGCCGAAAATCAGGCTGATCTTGTTGCATATGGACGCTTGTTCTTGGCCAATCCAGATTTGCCCAGAAGATTCGAGTTAAATGCTTCTCTGAACAAGTACCATAGAGACACTTTCTATACATCTGATCCTGTTGTTGGCTACACTGACTATCCATTTCTTGAAACCAATGATTGA
- the LOC113712915 gene encoding uncharacterized protein isoform X1, with protein MERFFKPKRVRSGESSNEPNISEPVQNQSCVELNLNDIVSDPGLRKSVEKFDISLRDHVRREYLTRGPCQPIGHMYPKTSFGQQHRSFQDIWYQKFVWLEYSISKDAAFCFWCFLFKTQNKGGRYAEDAFTKTGFNNWKKAMERFNEHIGAVNSCHNDARIQFESFQDQRHSVSNVLRSCGREIDIAYRTRLTAALDVTRFLLKQGLAFRGNDESTSSSNRGNFLELFDWYSQRNTEIFEVVNQNAPANNQLTSPMIQKDLAHACASEITSVIINDIGDNYFSLIVDESRDSSVKEQMGVVLRYVNKEGRVIERFLAIVHVSDTTSLCLKDAIDSLFAQHGLSLSKLRGQGYDGASNMRGEFNGLKALILQENPYAMYIHCFAHQLQLVIVAVAKGNIIISEFFVYVSMIVNLTGVSCKRRDQLRQIEHDKIVALLDSGDIISGKGKNQETSLARPGDTRWGSHYLTLLRLSSMWASVIGILGNIQDDASTSDNRGMARGLIDRMNDYEFVFALHLMKYLLGITNDLSLVLQQRDQNIVQAMSLIDTMKSQLQDFREEGWQIILDEVNNFCELNMIPVIDMEDSIAIRGNARRSRRGQTITNFHHYRVEIFCEVVDLIIQEMNNRFSEVSTELLSCIACLDPKSSFSQFNVQKLLRLADLYPEDFSSNDYLYLESQLRNYIYNVQRDPQFSEVGDLGSLAQQMVKTGKNTVFPFVYRLIQLALVLPVATASVERVFSAMNIVKTDLRNKMGDEWMNDCLVV; from the exons ATGGAGAGATTCTTTAAACCTAAACGAGTCCGTAGTGGTGAATCTTCAAATGAGCCTAATATTAGTGAACCAGTTCAAAATCAATCTTGTGTGGAATTGAATTTAAATGATATTGTTAGTGATCCGGGATTACGAAAATCAGTTGAGAAATTTGATATTTCTCTTCGAGACCATGTCCGAAGAGAGTATTTGACTAGGGGACCTTGCCAACCGATTGGCCATATGTATCCAAAAACATCATTTGGTCAACAACATAGAAGTTTCCAAGATATTTGGTATCAAAAGTTTGTATGGTTAGAGTATAGCATATCGAAAGATGCGGCGTTTTGCTTTTGGTGCTTTCTtttcaaaacacaaaataaggGAGGTCGATATGCAGAGGATGCCTTTACAAAAACGGGATTCAATAATTGGAAAAAGGCAATGGAAAGATTTAATGAACATATTGGAGCTGTGAATAGTTGCCATAATGATGCTAGAATACAGTTTGAAAGTTTTCAAGATCAAAGGCATAGTGTGTCAAATGTGCTACGATCTTGTGGGCGCGAAATAGATATTGCATATCGCACCCGTTTAACTGCTGCTCTGGATGTGACCCGCTTTCTTTTGAAGCAAGGATTGGCTTTTCGTGGAAATGATGAGTCAACTAGTTCTTCAAATAGAGgcaattttcttgaattgtttgATTGGTATAGCCAGCGAAATACTGAGATTTTTGAGGTTGTAAATCAAAATGCTCCTGCAAATAATCAACTAACTTCTCCAATGATTCAAAAAGATCTGGCACATGCTTGTGCCTCAGAGATCACAAGTGTTATAATCAATGATATTGGAGACAATTATTTTTCCCTAATAGTTGATGAGTCTCGAGACAGTTCAGTGAAAGAGCAAATGGGAGTTGTTTTGAGATATGTGAACAAAGAAGGGCGTGTGATTGAACGTTTCCTTGCAATTGTACATGTGTCTGACACCACATCTCTTTGTTTGAAAGATGCAATTGATTCTTTATTCGCGCAACACGGATTATCATTATCCAAATTGAGAGGTCAAGGATATGATGGAGCTTCAAATATGCGAGGTGAGTTCAATGGTTTGAAGGCCCTTATATTACAAGAAAATCCCTATGCGATGTATATTCACTGTTTTGCTCACCAACTCCAGTTAGTTATTGTTGCTGTTGCTAAGGGAAATATCATTATCAGTGAATTTTTTGTCTATGTCTCTATGATTGTCAATTTAACTGGAGTATCATGTAAAAGGAGAGATCAATTAAGACAAATAGAACATGATAAGATTGTTGCACTTTTAGACAGTGGAGATATTATTAGTGGAAAAggcaaaaatcaagaaactagTTTAGCAAGACCAGGGGATACTCGTTGGGGATCACACTATCTAACATTACTTCGTCTATCCTCTATGTGGGCTTCGGTGATTGGAATATTGGGAAATATACAAGATGATGCCTCCACTTCTGACAATAGAGGTATGGCCAGGGGTTTGATTGATAGAATGAATGATTATGAGTTTGTTTTTGCATTGCACCTGATGAAGTATTTATTGGGAATCACAAATGACTTGTCACTTGTTTTGCAACAAAGGGATCAAAATATTGTCCAAGCCATGAGTTTGATTGATACTATGAAATCTCAATTGCAAGACTTTAGGGAAGAGGGATGGCAAATAATTTTAGATGAAGTCAacaatttttgtgagttgaatatGATTCCCGTGATTGATATGGAAGACAGTATAGCAATCCGTGGCAATGCCAGGCGCAGTCGCAGAGGTCAAACCATCACTAATTTTCATCATTATCGCGTGGAAATTTTTTGTGAG GTTGTTGATTTAATTATACAAGAGATGAATAATCGTTTCTCGGAAGTTAGCACGGAATTGCTTAGTTGCATAGCATGTCTTGATCCAAAAAGTTCTTTCTCTCAATTCAATGTGCAGAAACTACTCCGTCTTGCTGATTTATATCCTGAAGACTTCTCAAGTAACGATTATTTATATCTTGAGTCTCAACTTcgaaattatatttataatgtGCAACGCGATCCTCAATTTTCAGAAGTTGGAGATTTGGGAAGTCTTGCTCAACAAATGGTTAAAACTGGTAAAAATACAGTTTTTCCATTTGTTTATCGTCTGATCCAGTTGGCATTAGTTCTACCAGTTGCGACTGCTTCTGTTGAAAGAGTATTTTCTGCAATGAATATTGTCAAGACTGATTTGCGCAACAAAATGGGAGACGAGTGGATGAATGACTGTCTGGTTGTATAA
- the LOC113712915 gene encoding uncharacterized protein isoform X2, translating to MERFFKPKRVRSGESSNEPNISEPVQNQSCVELNLNDIVSDPGLRKSVEKFDISLRDHVRREYLTRGPCQPIGHMYPKTSFGQQHRSFQDIWYQKFVWLEYSISKDAAFCFWCFLFKTQNKGGRYAEDAFTKTGFNNWKKAMERFNEHIGAVNSCHNDARIQFESFQDQRHSVSNVLRSCGREIDIAYRTRLTAALDVTRFLLKQGLAFRGNDESTSSSNRGNFLELFDWYSQRNTEIFEVVNQNAPANNQLTSPMIQKDLAHACASEITSVIINDIGDNYFSLIVDESRDSSVKEQMGVVLRYVNKEGRVIERFLAIVHVSDTTSLCLKDAIDSLFAQHGLSLSKLRGQGYDGASNMRDFREEGWQIILDEVNNFCELNMIPVIDMEDSIAIRGNARRSRRGQTITNFHHYRVEIFCEVVDLIIQEMNNRFSEVSTELLSCIACLDPKSSFSQFNVQKLLRLADLYPEDFSSNDYLYLESQLRNYIYNVQRDPQFSEVGDLGSLAQQMVKTGKNTVFPFVYRLIQLALVLPVATASVERVFSAMNIVKTDLRNKMGDEWMNDCLVV from the exons ATGGAGAGATTCTTTAAACCTAAACGAGTCCGTAGTGGTGAATCTTCAAATGAGCCTAATATTAGTGAACCAGTTCAAAATCAATCTTGTGTGGAATTGAATTTAAATGATATTGTTAGTGATCCGGGATTACGAAAATCAGTTGAGAAATTTGATATTTCTCTTCGAGACCATGTCCGAAGAGAGTATTTGACTAGGGGACCTTGCCAACCGATTGGCCATATGTATCCAAAAACATCATTTGGTCAACAACATAGAAGTTTCCAAGATATTTGGTATCAAAAGTTTGTATGGTTAGAGTATAGCATATCGAAAGATGCGGCGTTTTGCTTTTGGTGCTTTCTtttcaaaacacaaaataaggGAGGTCGATATGCAGAGGATGCCTTTACAAAAACGGGATTCAATAATTGGAAAAAGGCAATGGAAAGATTTAATGAACATATTGGAGCTGTGAATAGTTGCCATAATGATGCTAGAATACAGTTTGAAAGTTTTCAAGATCAAAGGCATAGTGTGTCAAATGTGCTACGATCTTGTGGGCGCGAAATAGATATTGCATATCGCACCCGTTTAACTGCTGCTCTGGATGTGACCCGCTTTCTTTTGAAGCAAGGATTGGCTTTTCGTGGAAATGATGAGTCAACTAGTTCTTCAAATAGAGgcaattttcttgaattgtttgATTGGTATAGCCAGCGAAATACTGAGATTTTTGAGGTTGTAAATCAAAATGCTCCTGCAAATAATCAACTAACTTCTCCAATGATTCAAAAAGATCTGGCACATGCTTGTGCCTCAGAGATCACAAGTGTTATAATCAATGATATTGGAGACAATTATTTTTCCCTAATAGTTGATGAGTCTCGAGACAGTTCAGTGAAAGAGCAAATGGGAGTTGTTTTGAGATATGTGAACAAAGAAGGGCGTGTGATTGAACGTTTCCTTGCAATTGTACATGTGTCTGACACCACATCTCTTTGTTTGAAAGATGCAATTGATTCTTTATTCGCGCAACACGGATTATCATTATCCAAATTGAGAGGTCAAGGATATGATGGAGCTTCAAATATGCGAG ACTTTAGGGAAGAGGGATGGCAAATAATTTTAGATGAAGTCAacaatttttgtgagttgaatatGATTCCCGTGATTGATATGGAAGACAGTATAGCAATCCGTGGCAATGCCAGGCGCAGTCGCAGAGGTCAAACCATCACTAATTTTCATCATTATCGCGTGGAAATTTTTTGTGAG GTTGTTGATTTAATTATACAAGAGATGAATAATCGTTTCTCGGAAGTTAGCACGGAATTGCTTAGTTGCATAGCATGTCTTGATCCAAAAAGTTCTTTCTCTCAATTCAATGTGCAGAAACTACTCCGTCTTGCTGATTTATATCCTGAAGACTTCTCAAGTAACGATTATTTATATCTTGAGTCTCAACTTcgaaattatatttataatgtGCAACGCGATCCTCAATTTTCAGAAGTTGGAGATTTGGGAAGTCTTGCTCAACAAATGGTTAAAACTGGTAAAAATACAGTTTTTCCATTTGTTTATCGTCTGATCCAGTTGGCATTAGTTCTACCAGTTGCGACTGCTTCTGTTGAAAGAGTATTTTCTGCAATGAATATTGTCAAGACTGATTTGCGCAACAAAATGGGAGACGAGTGGATGAATGACTGTCTGGTTGTATAA
- the LOC113712916 gene encoding 12-oxophytodienoate reductase 2 isoform X2, whose translation MEKALEYGQEEQHSQYHHQQPIPLLTPYKLGNFQLSHRIVLAPLTRQRSYDNVPQPHAKLYYSQRTTKGGLLIAEATVISETARGYESTPGIWTKEQVEAWKPIVDAVHARDFQPNGQAPISSTDKLLPSQIQADGVSVHECSPPRRLKIEEIPQIVDDFRLAAINAIEAGFDGVEIHGAHGYIIDQFLKDQINDRTDEYGGKLENRCRFALEIVEAVSTAIGPDRVGIKLSPFDDYNESGDSNPHALGLYMAEALNKYGILYCHMVKPRFWEKADYPDESLLPMRKAFKGTFIAGGGYDREDGNEAVAENRADLIAYGRFFWANPDLPKRFELNVPLNEYSRETFYTPDPVAGYTDYPFLDSSDA comes from the exons ATGGAAAAAGCTTTAGAATATGGGCAAGAGGAGCAACATTCGCAGTACCACCATCAGCAACCAATCCCATTACTAACTCCTTATAAGTTGGGAAACTTCCAGCTCTCTCATAG AATTGTTTTAGCACCTCTGACAAGGCAAAGATCTTACGACAATGTTCCACAGCCACATGCTAAATTATACTACTCCCAGAGAACGACCAAAGGTGGTCTGCTAATAGCAGAAGCCACAGTTATTTCTGAAACAGCAAGAGG GTATGAGTCAACACCTGGAATATGGACTAAGGAACAAGTTGAGGCCTGGAAACCCATAGTTGATGCGGTTCATGCCAGAG ATTTTCAGCCCAATGGACAGGCTCCAATTTCATCCACAGACAAGCTGTTACCTTCCCAGATTCAAGCAGATGGTGTTAGTGTCCATGAATGTTCACCTCCCAGACGGTTAAAGATTGAAGAAATTCCTCAAATCGTCGACGATTTCAGGCTTGCTGCTATTAATGCTATTGAAGCTG GTTTTGATGGGGTGGAGATACATGGAGCACATGGCTATATAATAGACCAGTTCTTGAAAGATCAAATCAACGATAGAACAGATGAATATGGTGGCAAGTTGGAGAACCGCTGCAGGTTTGCTCTGGAAATAGTTGAAGCTGTTTCCACTGCAATAGGACCTGACAGAGTTGGCATAAAACTCTCCCCTTTCGACGATTACAACGAATCAGGAGACTCAAATCCCCATGCTCTGGGACTTTATATGGCCGAAGCTTTGAATAAGTATGGAATATTGTACTGTCACATGGTAAAGCCAAGGTTTTGGGAAAAAGCTGATTACCCTGATGAAAGCCTTCTGCCAATGAGGAAGGCATTTAAGGGTACATTCATTGCTGGAGGAGGTTATGATAGGGAAGATGGTAACGAAGCTGTGGCTGAAAATCGTGCTGATCTCATTGCGTATGGGCGCTTTTTCTGGGCCAATCCAGATTTGCCCAAGAGATTTGAATTAAATGTTCCTCTGAACGAGTATAGCAGAGAGACTTTCTACACACCTGATCCAGTTGCTGGCTATACAGACtatccatttcttgattctagTGATGCATAA
- the LOC113712916 gene encoding putative 12-oxophytodienoate reductase 11 isoform X1: MEKALEYGQEEQHSQYHHQQPIPLLTPYKLGNFQLSHRIVLAPLTRQRSYDNVPQPHAKLYYSQRTTKGGLLIAEATVISETARGYESTPGIWTKEQVEAWKPIVDAVHARGGIFFCQIWHVGRVSNYDFQPNGQAPISSTDKLLPSQIQADGVSVHECSPPRRLKIEEIPQIVDDFRLAAINAIEAGFDGVEIHGAHGYIIDQFLKDQINDRTDEYGGKLENRCRFALEIVEAVSTAIGPDRVGIKLSPFDDYNESGDSNPHALGLYMAEALNKYGILYCHMVKPRFWEKADYPDESLLPMRKAFKGTFIAGGGYDREDGNEAVAENRADLIAYGRFFWANPDLPKRFELNVPLNEYSRETFYTPDPVAGYTDYPFLDSSDA, encoded by the exons ATGGAAAAAGCTTTAGAATATGGGCAAGAGGAGCAACATTCGCAGTACCACCATCAGCAACCAATCCCATTACTAACTCCTTATAAGTTGGGAAACTTCCAGCTCTCTCATAG AATTGTTTTAGCACCTCTGACAAGGCAAAGATCTTACGACAATGTTCCACAGCCACATGCTAAATTATACTACTCCCAGAGAACGACCAAAGGTGGTCTGCTAATAGCAGAAGCCACAGTTATTTCTGAAACAGCAAGAGG GTATGAGTCAACACCTGGAATATGGACTAAGGAACAAGTTGAGGCCTGGAAACCCATAGTTGATGCGGTTCATGCCAGAGGTGGTATATTCTTTTGCCAGATTTGGCATGTAGGAAGGGTATCAAATTATG ATTTTCAGCCCAATGGACAGGCTCCAATTTCATCCACAGACAAGCTGTTACCTTCCCAGATTCAAGCAGATGGTGTTAGTGTCCATGAATGTTCACCTCCCAGACGGTTAAAGATTGAAGAAATTCCTCAAATCGTCGACGATTTCAGGCTTGCTGCTATTAATGCTATTGAAGCTG GTTTTGATGGGGTGGAGATACATGGAGCACATGGCTATATAATAGACCAGTTCTTGAAAGATCAAATCAACGATAGAACAGATGAATATGGTGGCAAGTTGGAGAACCGCTGCAGGTTTGCTCTGGAAATAGTTGAAGCTGTTTCCACTGCAATAGGACCTGACAGAGTTGGCATAAAACTCTCCCCTTTCGACGATTACAACGAATCAGGAGACTCAAATCCCCATGCTCTGGGACTTTATATGGCCGAAGCTTTGAATAAGTATGGAATATTGTACTGTCACATGGTAAAGCCAAGGTTTTGGGAAAAAGCTGATTACCCTGATGAAAGCCTTCTGCCAATGAGGAAGGCATTTAAGGGTACATTCATTGCTGGAGGAGGTTATGATAGGGAAGATGGTAACGAAGCTGTGGCTGAAAATCGTGCTGATCTCATTGCGTATGGGCGCTTTTTCTGGGCCAATCCAGATTTGCCCAAGAGATTTGAATTAAATGTTCCTCTGAACGAGTATAGCAGAGAGACTTTCTACACACCTGATCCAGTTGCTGGCTATACAGACtatccatttcttgattctagTGATGCATAA